One genomic region from Streptomyces sp. NBC_01431 encodes:
- a CDS encoding rhomboid-like protein produces MTTTLHRGTEPSRPVWSWVRSAPGTHIWLLIIAVTSLVIQLSTRELERFLLHRNSSNIHELTKHPVQSLFTSAFWIENPSSFLLYLVLFEVVHANVERWLGTLRWLCTVVVGHVVATLISQEYVLWSIQNQHLPKRLAHAMSHVVDIGVSYGLAAAAGILVYRLPYPWRWLYLVGVVGFFGIPLATGGTFTDLGHVTALAIGFACWPLTRGVPKGASGRKAVAANDRAGHSG; encoded by the coding sequence ATGACGACCACGCTCCACCGCGGCACCGAGCCCTCGCGGCCGGTCTGGTCCTGGGTGCGCTCCGCACCCGGAACACACATCTGGTTGCTGATCATCGCCGTCACCAGTCTTGTCATCCAGCTCTCCACCCGGGAGCTGGAGCGCTTCCTGCTGCACCGCAACAGCAGCAACATCCACGAGCTGACCAAGCACCCCGTGCAGTCGCTGTTCACCAGCGCCTTCTGGATCGAGAACCCGTCCTCGTTCCTGCTCTACCTGGTGCTCTTCGAGGTCGTGCACGCCAACGTGGAACGCTGGCTCGGTACCCTGCGCTGGCTGTGCACGGTCGTCGTCGGGCACGTCGTGGCGACCCTGATCAGCCAGGAGTACGTCCTGTGGTCGATCCAGAACCAGCACCTGCCCAAGCGTCTCGCGCACGCCATGTCACACGTCGTGGACATCGGGGTCAGCTATGGGCTTGCCGCGGCGGCGGGCATCCTCGTGTACCGGCTGCCGTACCCCTGGCGCTGGCTGTACCTCGTCGGGGTGGTCGGGTTCTTCGGCATCCCGCTCGCGACCGGCGGTACGTTCACCGACCTCGGCCATGTGACGGCGCTGGCCATCGGCTTCGCCTGCTGGCCGTTGACCAGGGGCGTGCCCAAGGGAGCGTCCGGGCGAAAAGCAGTGGCGGCCAACGACCGTGCGGGGCACAGTGGTTGA
- a CDS encoding HAD family hydrolase, which translates to MSTAVGRPFPYKLIATDLDGTLLRSDESVSQRTRDALAAATAAGAAHIVVTGRAVPWTRHILDDLGYEGLAVCGQGAQVYHAGEHRLLTSVTLDRQLAGLALSKIEAEIGPLALAASRDGIDGEVLVGPGYRVQEGPLPVLHVEDPAELWSAPLNKVYVQHPGYDDDALAEIARQVVGSLVDVVMAGAGVVELLPLGLSKATGLSLAARRLGCKARDTIAFGDMPNDIPMFGWAEHGVAMANAHDELKAVAHEITASNEDDGIAVVLEQLLQQ; encoded by the coding sequence GTGAGCACCGCTGTGGGGCGCCCGTTCCCGTACAAGCTGATCGCGACCGATCTGGACGGGACGCTGCTGCGCTCCGACGAGTCGGTCTCGCAGCGCACGCGCGACGCGCTCGCCGCCGCGACCGCGGCGGGCGCCGCGCACATCGTGGTGACCGGCCGGGCGGTGCCCTGGACCCGGCACATCCTCGACGACCTCGGCTACGAGGGGCTCGCGGTGTGCGGGCAGGGCGCGCAGGTCTACCACGCGGGCGAGCACCGGCTGCTGACGTCGGTGACGCTGGACCGCCAGCTCGCCGGACTGGCCCTGTCCAAGATCGAGGCGGAGATCGGCCCGCTGGCGCTCGCCGCGAGCCGCGACGGCATCGACGGCGAGGTCCTGGTCGGCCCCGGCTACCGGGTGCAGGAGGGGCCGCTGCCGGTCCTGCACGTCGAGGACCCCGCCGAGCTGTGGTCGGCCCCGCTGAACAAGGTGTACGTCCAGCACCCCGGGTACGACGACGACGCGCTGGCGGAGATCGCGCGGCAGGTGGTCGGCAGCCTGGTGGACGTGGTCATGGCGGGCGCGGGCGTCGTGGAGCTGCTGCCGCTGGGGCTCAGCAAGGCGACGGGCCTCTCCCTCGCCGCGCGCCGACTCGGCTGCAAGGCGCGGGACACGATCGCGTTCGGGGACATGCCCAACGACATCCCGATGTTCGGCTGGGCCGAGCACGGCGTAGCGATGGCCAACGCCCACGACGAACTGAAGGCCGTGGCCCACGAGATCACCGCGTCGAACGAGGACGACGGGATCGCCGTGGTGCTGGAGCAGTTGCTCCAGCAGTGA
- the serS gene encoding serine--tRNA ligase has translation MIDLRLLREDPDRVRASQRARGEDVALVDALLSADELRRSSGLRFDELRSEQKSLGKLIPKATPDERAELLKRAEQLKTDVKAAEAAQNEADEQAKHLLLKLGNIVHSDVPVGGEEDFVILETHGTIRDFGAEGFEPRDHLELGEALGAIDVERGAKVSGSRFYYLTGVGALLELALVNAAIAQATEAGFIPMLTPALVRPRAMEGTGFLGQAAENVYHLEKDDYYLVGTSEVPLAAYHMDEIIDADKLPLRYAGFSPCFRREAGTYGKDTRGIFRVHQFDKVEMFSYVHPDEAESEHKRLLDWEKQWLTALELPFQVIDVATGDLGASASRKFDCEAWIPTQGKYRELTSASNCDGFQARRLSIRMRDTADGKSKVQPLSTLNGTLCAVPRTIVAILENHQQPDGSVRVPAVLRPYLGGREVLEPISK, from the coding sequence GTGATTGACCTTCGCCTGCTCCGTGAGGACCCCGACCGTGTTCGCGCCTCCCAGCGCGCCCGTGGAGAGGACGTCGCCCTCGTCGACGCCCTGCTCTCCGCCGACGAGCTGCGCAGGTCCTCGGGCCTCCGCTTCGACGAGCTGCGCTCCGAGCAGAAGTCGCTCGGCAAGCTCATCCCCAAGGCCACGCCGGACGAGCGCGCCGAGCTCCTGAAGCGGGCCGAGCAGCTCAAGACGGACGTCAAGGCCGCCGAGGCCGCGCAGAACGAGGCCGACGAGCAGGCCAAGCACCTGCTCCTGAAGCTCGGCAACATCGTCCACTCGGACGTCCCGGTCGGCGGCGAGGAGGACTTCGTCATCCTGGAGACGCACGGCACCATCCGCGACTTCGGCGCCGAGGGCTTCGAGCCCAGGGACCACCTGGAGCTCGGCGAGGCGCTGGGCGCCATCGACGTCGAGCGCGGCGCCAAGGTGTCGGGCTCGCGCTTCTACTACCTGACGGGTGTCGGCGCGCTCCTGGAGCTCGCCCTCGTCAACGCGGCGATCGCGCAGGCCACCGAGGCCGGCTTCATCCCGATGCTCACTCCCGCGCTGGTCCGCCCGCGCGCCATGGAGGGCACCGGCTTCCTCGGCCAGGCCGCCGAGAACGTGTACCACCTGGAGAAGGACGACTACTACCTGGTCGGCACCTCCGAGGTCCCGCTCGCGGCGTACCACATGGACGAGATCATCGACGCCGACAAGCTTCCGCTGCGCTACGCCGGCTTCTCGCCGTGCTTCCGCCGTGAGGCCGGCACCTACGGCAAGGACACCCGGGGCATCTTCCGGGTGCACCAGTTCGACAAGGTCGAGATGTTCTCCTACGTCCACCCGGACGAGGCGGAGAGCGAGCACAAGCGGCTCCTGGACTGGGAGAAGCAGTGGCTGACCGCTCTTGAACTGCCCTTCCAGGTCATCGACGTCGCCACCGGCGACCTCGGCGCCTCCGCCTCACGCAAGTTCGACTGCGAGGCGTGGATCCCGACCCAGGGCAAGTACCGCGAGCTGACCTCGGCGTCCAACTGCGACGGATTCCAGGCCCGGCGCCTGTCGATCCGCATGCGCGACACCGCCGACGGCAAGAGCAAGGTCCAGCCGCTGTCGACGCTGAACGGCACGCTGTGCGCGGTCCCGCGCACCATCGTGGCGATCCTGGAGAACCACCAGCAGCCCGACGGTTCGGTCCGGGTCCCGGCCGTGCTCCGCCCCTACTTGGGCGGCCGTGAGGTCCTGGAGCCGATCTCCAAGTGA
- the pheA gene encoding prephenate dehydratase: MSATRYTYLGPEGTFTEAALRTLPEAATRELVPMVSVSAALDAVRHGEAAAALVPIENSVEGGITTTLDELVSGEPLMIYREVLLSIKFALLVRPGTTLADIKTVTAHPAAQPQVRNWLKANLPEALWESSASNADGARLVQEGRYDAAFAGEFAAATYGLEPLITDIHDAVNAQTRFVLVGRPARPAAPTGADKTSVVIWQREDHPGALLELLQEFAVRGVNLMLLQSRPTGQGIGNYCFAIDAEGHVAERRVGEALMGLRRICPEVRFLGSYPRAEVTLDDVRALRAGISDVEFVEAAEWLARCQDGRP; this comes from the coding sequence ACCGAGGCCGCCCTGCGCACGCTCCCCGAGGCCGCGACCCGCGAACTGGTCCCGATGGTGTCCGTGTCGGCCGCCTTGGACGCGGTGCGCCACGGAGAGGCGGCCGCCGCCCTCGTCCCCATCGAGAACTCGGTGGAGGGCGGCATCACGACCACCCTCGACGAGCTGGTCTCGGGCGAGCCGCTGATGATCTACCGCGAGGTTCTGCTCTCCATCAAGTTCGCGCTGCTCGTCCGCCCGGGGACCACGCTTGCGGACATCAAAACGGTCACCGCGCACCCGGCGGCCCAGCCGCAGGTGCGCAACTGGCTGAAGGCGAACCTTCCGGAGGCGCTGTGGGAGTCGTCCGCCTCCAATGCCGACGGCGCCCGCCTGGTCCAGGAAGGGCGGTACGACGCCGCGTTCGCGGGTGAGTTCGCGGCCGCGACGTACGGCCTTGAGCCGCTGATCACCGACATCCACGACGCGGTCAACGCGCAGACCCGGTTCGTGCTCGTCGGCCGCCCCGCCCGGCCCGCGGCGCCGACCGGCGCGGACAAGACCTCGGTGGTCATCTGGCAGCGCGAGGACCATCCCGGTGCCCTGCTCGAACTGCTCCAGGAGTTCGCGGTGCGCGGGGTCAACCTGATGCTGCTCCAGTCCCGGCCGACCGGTCAGGGCATCGGCAACTACTGCTTCGCCATCGACGCCGAGGGCCACGTCGCGGAGCGCCGGGTGGGCGAGGCGCTGATGGGGCTGCGGCGGATCTGCCCGGAGGTGCGCTTCCTCGGCTCGTATCCGCGGGCGGAGGTGACGCTCGACGACGTACGGGCGCTGCGGGCCGGAATCTCGGACGTGGAGTTCGTGGAGGCGGCGGAGTGGCTGGCGCGCTGTCAGGACGGCAGGCCGTAG
- a CDS encoding FadR/GntR family transcriptional regulator translates to MALRTAGRQSLVDTVVDQLRAQLTNGEWAVDDRIPTEHELAEQLGVGRNTVREAVRVLVHAGLLESRQGNGTFVRSTADPAAVLRGIRAAGALDVLELRVALEAEAARLAAERRDTNDMVALRGVLQTLREHGDRAADADMAFHMGVVQATHNPAFIEVYRFFSVQVHESLITALRDDEMPPIDLNTHEALVDAIESGDPAAAEAAVRELLRQPLEAVRAVVGRPIG, encoded by the coding sequence GTGGCTCTTCGTACAGCAGGGCGGCAGTCGCTGGTGGACACGGTGGTCGATCAGCTGCGTGCCCAGCTCACCAACGGCGAGTGGGCGGTGGACGACCGCATTCCGACCGAGCACGAGCTCGCCGAGCAGCTGGGCGTCGGCCGGAACACGGTCCGCGAGGCGGTGCGCGTCCTCGTGCACGCCGGGCTGCTCGAATCGCGCCAGGGCAACGGCACGTTCGTACGCTCCACGGCCGACCCCGCGGCCGTACTGCGAGGCATTCGCGCGGCCGGCGCCCTTGACGTACTCGAACTCCGCGTCGCATTGGAAGCCGAAGCCGCAAGGCTCGCCGCCGAACGCCGGGACACCAACGACATGGTGGCCCTGCGCGGGGTGCTCCAGACCCTGCGGGAGCACGGCGACCGGGCCGCCGACGCCGATATGGCGTTCCACATGGGCGTGGTGCAGGCCACGCACAACCCGGCGTTCATCGAGGTGTACCGGTTCTTCTCGGTCCAGGTGCACGAAAGCCTGATCACCGCGTTGCGCGACGACGAGATGCCGCCCATCGACCTCAACACGCATGAGGCGCTGGTCGACGCGATCGAGAGCGGCGACCCGGCGGCCGCCGAAGCCGCGGTACGCGAACTGCTGCGACAACCGCTGGAAGCGGTGCGCGCGGTGGTGGGCCGTCCCATCGGCTGA